From the Alloalcanivorax dieselolei B5 genome, one window contains:
- the rpoB gene encoding DNA-directed RNA polymerase subunit beta, producing the protein MAYSFTEKKRIRKDFGKLPKVMEVPYLLAIQLDSYRKFLQQDKGAEARLEEGLEAAFRSVFPISSYSGNAALEYAGYEFGKPVFDVKECIIRGTTYAAPLRVRIRLVIYDKESNGAIKDIREQQVYMGEIPLMTENGTFVINGTERVIVSQLHRSPGVFFDHDKGKTHSSGKLLYSARVIPYRGSWLDFEFDPKDLVYVRIDRRRKLPATILLRALGYTSDEVLEMFFDTNEILSEGDVYRMRLVPERLRGETATFDIFAGDEVVVERGRRVTARHIRQLEKANIEYLEIPAEYLQGRYLAKSIIDEDTGEILVECNTELTADVLEKLSKAGITRFETLYTNDLDHGPFIADTLRADPTRSPLEALVEIYRMMRPGEPPTKEAAENLFKNLFFTDERYDLSGVGRMKFNRRLGREVETGPGILYDGRYFSARTDEEGKQYHEQLGGEVSDVVDVLKTLVDIRNGNGVVDDIDHLGNRRVRSVGEMAENQFRVGLVRVERAVKERLSLAESEGLMPQDLINAKPVAAAVKEFFGSSQLSQFMDQNNPLSEVTHKRRVSALGPGGLTRERAGFEVRDVHPTHYGRVCPIETPEGPNIGLINSLASYARTNEYGFLESPYRKVIDGKVSDEIEYLSAIEEAECVIAQVDAKMNDDGGFVEDFVTVRHRYEFTVMERDTITHMDVSPRQVVSVAASLIPFLEHDDANRALMGSNMQRQAVPTLRADKPLVGTGFERHVARDSGVCVVAQRGGVVDKVDASRIIVKVNDDEVAEGEAGVDIYNLTKYTRSNQNTCINQRPLVKVGDKVAARDIMADGPSVDMGELALGQNMRVAFMPWNGYNFEDSILISERVVKEDRFTSIHIQELTAIARDTKLGAEEITADIPNVGEAALAKLDESGIVYIGAEVEAGDILVGKVTPKGETQLTPEEKLLRAIFGEKASDVKDTSLRVSSGVKGTVIDVQVFTRDGVEKDERAKQIEQEALEKFRKDLKDEYRILEQDILDRLRSVMTGKKVNGGAGLKRGTQLTREILDELDADKWFELRPADEDVAEQLERAHQYLEQHKKEQDERYKDKQAKISGGDDLSHGVLKVVKVYLAIKRRIQPGDKMAGRHGNKGVISVIMPEEDMPYDDNGVPVDVVLNPLGVPSRMNVGQILETHLGWAAKGLGERIGEMLDEQKKVAEVRDFLDQIYNRTGAGGSRESLDEFSDDEIIELASNLRGGVPMATAVFDGAKEYEIKALLELAKRDRSGQIELWDGRTGEKFDRKVTVGYMYMLKLNHLVDDKMHARSTGSYSLVTQQPLGGKAQFGGQRFGEMEVWALEAYGAAYTLQEMLTVKSDDVNGRTRIYKNIVDGDHRMDPGMPESFNVLLKEIRSLGINIELEND; encoded by the coding sequence ATGGCATACTCATTCACTGAGAAAAAGCGGATCCGCAAAGATTTCGGCAAGCTTCCCAAGGTCATGGAGGTCCCGTACCTGCTGGCCATACAGCTCGATTCTTACCGCAAATTCCTACAGCAGGATAAAGGCGCCGAGGCGCGCTTGGAAGAAGGCTTGGAAGCTGCCTTCCGGTCCGTTTTCCCGATTTCCAGTTACTCGGGCAACGCGGCCTTGGAGTATGCCGGCTATGAGTTCGGCAAGCCGGTCTTTGATGTCAAAGAGTGCATCATTCGTGGCACAACCTACGCCGCGCCGCTGCGCGTGCGCATCCGGTTGGTGATCTACGACAAAGAGTCCAATGGCGCGATCAAGGACATCCGTGAGCAGCAGGTCTACATGGGCGAGATCCCACTGATGACCGAAAACGGTACCTTCGTGATCAATGGTACCGAGCGGGTCATCGTGTCCCAGCTGCACCGCTCTCCGGGTGTGTTCTTTGACCACGACAAGGGTAAAACCCACTCTTCCGGCAAGCTGCTGTATTCCGCCCGGGTGATTCCCTACCGTGGTTCCTGGCTGGACTTCGAATTCGATCCGAAGGATCTGGTCTACGTACGTATCGATCGCCGCCGCAAGCTGCCGGCGACGATTCTGCTGCGTGCGCTGGGCTACACCTCCGATGAAGTTCTGGAGATGTTCTTCGACACCAACGAGATTCTGAGCGAAGGCGATGTCTATCGCATGCGTCTCGTGCCGGAGCGTCTCCGTGGCGAAACCGCCACCTTCGACATCTTTGCCGGTGACGAAGTGGTGGTGGAGCGTGGCCGCCGGGTAACCGCGCGCCACATTCGCCAACTGGAAAAAGCCAATATCGAATACCTGGAGATTCCGGCGGAATACCTCCAGGGCCGTTATCTGGCCAAATCCATCATTGATGAGGACACCGGCGAAATTCTGGTCGAGTGTAATACCGAGCTGACCGCCGATGTCCTGGAAAAACTGAGCAAGGCGGGTATTACCCGTTTTGAAACTCTGTACACCAATGATCTGGACCATGGTCCGTTCATTGCCGATACCCTGCGCGCCGATCCCACCCGCAGCCCGCTTGAGGCGCTGGTGGAAATCTATCGGATGATGCGCCCGGGTGAGCCGCCGACCAAGGAAGCGGCGGAAAATCTGTTCAAGAACCTGTTCTTCACCGACGAGCGTTACGATCTCTCCGGCGTGGGCCGGATGAAGTTCAATCGTCGTCTCGGTCGGGAAGTCGAAACCGGTCCGGGCATCCTCTACGACGGCCGCTACTTCAGCGCCCGTACCGATGAGGAAGGCAAGCAATACCACGAACAGCTCGGCGGCGAAGTGTCCGATGTCGTCGACGTGCTCAAGACGCTGGTGGATATCCGCAACGGTAATGGCGTGGTGGACGATATCGACCACCTCGGCAACCGCCGTGTGCGCTCCGTGGGTGAGATGGCGGAAAACCAGTTCCGCGTGGGCCTGGTACGTGTTGAACGGGCGGTGAAAGAGCGTCTGAGCCTGGCGGAATCCGAAGGGCTGATGCCGCAGGACCTGATCAACGCCAAGCCGGTGGCTGCCGCGGTGAAGGAGTTCTTCGGCTCCTCCCAGCTGTCGCAGTTCATGGATCAGAACAACCCGCTCTCCGAGGTCACCCACAAACGGCGGGTGTCCGCGTTGGGCCCGGGCGGTCTGACCCGTGAGCGTGCCGGCTTTGAGGTGCGCGACGTGCACCCGACCCACTATGGTCGCGTGTGTCCGATCGAGACCCCTGAAGGTCCGAACATCGGTCTGATCAACTCCCTGGCGAGCTACGCGCGCACCAATGAGTACGGTTTCCTGGAATCCCCGTACCGTAAAGTGATCGACGGCAAGGTGAGCGACGAGATCGAGTACTTGTCCGCCATCGAGGAAGCCGAGTGCGTGATCGCTCAGGTGGATGCCAAGATGAACGACGACGGCGGCTTCGTGGAAGACTTCGTCACCGTGCGTCACCGCTACGAATTCACCGTCATGGAGCGCGACACCATTACCCATATGGATGTCTCGCCGCGCCAGGTGGTGTCCGTGGCCGCGTCCCTGATTCCGTTCCTGGAGCACGATGACGCCAACCGGGCGCTGATGGGTTCCAACATGCAACGCCAGGCGGTACCGACACTGCGTGCCGACAAGCCGCTGGTGGGCACCGGCTTCGAGCGTCACGTGGCCAGGGACTCCGGGGTTTGCGTGGTGGCCCAGCGTGGTGGTGTGGTCGACAAGGTGGATGCTTCGCGCATCATCGTCAAAGTCAACGACGATGAAGTGGCCGAGGGTGAAGCCGGCGTGGACATTTACAACCTGACCAAATACACCCGTTCCAACCAGAACACCTGCATCAACCAGCGCCCGCTGGTGAAAGTGGGTGACAAGGTGGCGGCCCGGGACATCATGGCGGACGGTCCGTCCGTGGATATGGGCGAGCTGGCGCTGGGTCAGAACATGCGCGTCGCCTTCATGCCCTGGAACGGTTACAACTTCGAGGATTCCATCCTCATCTCCGAGCGGGTGGTGAAGGAGGATCGCTTTACCTCCATCCACATCCAGGAGCTGACCGCGATTGCCCGGGACACCAAGCTGGGTGCCGAAGAGATCACTGCGGATATTCCCAACGTGGGTGAGGCGGCTTTGGCCAAGCTGGACGAATCCGGCATCGTCTACATCGGCGCGGAAGTGGAAGCCGGCGACATTCTGGTAGGCAAGGTCACGCCGAAAGGCGAGACCCAGCTCACTCCGGAAGAGAAGCTGCTGCGTGCCATCTTCGGTGAGAAAGCGTCCGACGTGAAGGATACCTCTCTGCGGGTTTCCTCCGGCGTCAAGGGCACGGTCATCGACGTGCAGGTGTTTACTCGTGATGGTGTCGAGAAAGACGAGCGCGCCAAGCAGATCGAGCAAGAGGCCCTGGAGAAATTCCGTAAGGACCTGAAAGACGAGTACCGGATCCTCGAGCAGGACATCCTGGATCGTCTGCGTTCCGTGATGACCGGCAAGAAGGTCAACGGAGGGGCCGGCCTCAAGCGTGGCACCCAACTGACCCGCGAGATCCTTGATGAACTGGATGCGGACAAATGGTTTGAACTGCGCCCGGCGGACGAGGACGTGGCCGAACAGCTCGAACGTGCGCACCAGTACCTGGAGCAGCACAAGAAAGAGCAGGACGAGCGCTACAAGGACAAGCAGGCCAAGATCTCCGGCGGTGACGATCTGTCCCACGGTGTTCTGAAAGTGGTCAAGGTTTACCTGGCCATCAAGCGTCGTATCCAGCCCGGTGACAAGATGGCCGGTCGTCACGGTAACAAAGGTGTGATCTCCGTGATCATGCCCGAGGAAGATATGCCGTATGACGACAACGGTGTTCCGGTGGATGTGGTGTTGAACCCGCTGGGTGTGCCGTCGCGGATGAACGTGGGTCAGATTCTTGAAACCCACCTCGGCTGGGCCGCCAAAGGTCTGGGCGAGCGCATCGGCGAGATGCTGGACGAGCAGAAGAAAGTCGCCGAAGTGCGTGACTTCCTCGATCAGATCTACAACCGCACCGGCGCCGGTGGCAGCCGCGAAAGCCTGGACGAGTTCTCCGATGATGAAATCATCGAACTGGCCAGCAACCTGCGTGGTGGTGTGCCGATGGCGACCGCGGTATTCGATGGTGCCAAGGAGTACGAGATCAAGGCGCTGTTGGAGTTGGCCAAGCGGGACCGTTCCGGCCAGATCGAACTGTGGGATGGCCGTACCGGCGAGAAGTTCGACCGTAAGGTGACCGTCGGCTACATGTACATGCTGAAGCTGAACCACTTGGTGGACGACAAGATGCACGCGCGTTCCACCGGTTCCTACAGCCTGGTTACCCAGCAGCCGTTGGGTGGTAAGGCGCAGTTCGGTGGTCAGCGTTTCGGTGAGATGGAAGTGTGGGCACTGGAGGCCTATGGCGCCGCCTACACTCTGCAGGAAATGCTCACCGTGAAATCCGATGATGTGAATGGGCGTACGCGCATCTACAAGAACATCGTCGACGGAGATCACCGGATGGATCCGGGCATGCCGGAATCCTTCAACGTGCTGTTGAAGGAAATCCGCTCCCTCGGTATCAACATCGAGTTGGAAAACGACTGA
- the rplL gene encoding 50S ribosomal protein L7/L12, with amino-acid sequence MAVSKEDILSAVAEMSVMDLVELIEAMEEKFGVTAAAAVAAAPAAAGGDAGAAAEEQTEFDVVLTGFGDKKVGVIKAVREVTGLGLKEAKDLVEGAPAPVKEGVSKDEAEEIKKKIEEAGGTAELK; translated from the coding sequence ATGGCCGTTTCCAAAGAAGATATCCTCAGCGCAGTTGCTGAAATGAGCGTTATGGACCTCGTCGAACTGATCGAGGCCATGGAAGAGAAGTTTGGCGTAACCGCAGCTGCCGCAGTGGCAGCCGCACCGGCAGCTGCCGGTGGCGACGCTGGTGCCGCCGCGGAAGAGCAGACCGAATTCGACGTGGTTCTGACCGGTTTCGGCGACAAGAAAGTCGGCGTGATCAAGGCAGTTCGCGAAGTAACTGGTCTGGGTCTGAAAGAAGCGAAAGACTTGGTCGAGGGCGCTCCTGCTCCGGTCAAAGAAGGCGTTTCCAAAGACGAAGCCGAAGAGATCAAGAAAAAGATCGAAGAGGCTGGCGGTACCGCCGAGCTCAAGTAA
- the rplJ gene encoding 50S ribosomal protein L10 yields MPLNLEDKRAIVASVNAVASEALSAVVADYRGLSVAQMTELRKKARETGVYLKVVRNTLAKRAVEGTEYECLNDSLVGPTVLAFSQEDPGAAARLIKDFAKDHDKLEVKALAVGGVAYGAQDIDVLAKLPTRDEALAQLLSVMQAPVAKFVRTLNEVPGKFVRTMAAVKDKKQQEAA; encoded by the coding sequence GTGCCTTTGAATCTGGAGGACAAACGGGCGATTGTGGCTTCGGTGAACGCTGTTGCTTCCGAAGCGCTGTCTGCTGTGGTTGCCGACTATCGTGGTCTTTCCGTGGCTCAGATGACCGAGCTGCGCAAGAAGGCCCGCGAAACCGGCGTGTATCTGAAAGTAGTTCGGAACACGCTGGCCAAGCGTGCTGTTGAAGGTACCGAATATGAGTGCCTCAACGATTCGCTGGTCGGCCCCACTGTCCTGGCGTTTTCCCAAGAAGATCCGGGCGCTGCCGCTCGGCTCATCAAGGATTTCGCCAAGGATCATGACAAGCTCGAAGTGAAAGCGCTGGCTGTCGGCGGTGTGGCGTATGGTGCTCAGGATATCGATGTCCTGGCCAAGCTGCCTACCCGCGACGAGGCCCTTGCTCAGCTTTTGTCCGTCATGCAGGCCCCGGTGGCCAAGTTTGTCCGTACCCTCAACGAGGTGCCTGGCAAGTTTGTTCGCACGATGGCCGCTGTGAAGGACAAGAAACAGCAGGAAGCTGCCTGA
- the rplA gene encoding 50S ribosomal protein L1 has translation MTKLSKRARAIREKIEPGKAYPVEEAVALLTELSAVKFKESIDVAVNLGVDPRKSDQNVRGASVLPHGTGKTVRVAVFAQGAKAEEAKEAGADVVGFDDLAEQVQGGEINFDVVIASPDAMRVVGKLGTILGPRGLMPNPKVGTVTPDVAQAVKNAKGGQVRYRTDKGGIIHCTVGQIGFDANAIKENVEALIADLKKAKPASAKGAYFKKVTLSSTMGPGLAIDTASLAM, from the coding sequence ATGACCAAACTGTCCAAACGCGCCCGCGCCATCCGCGAAAAAATTGAGCCGGGCAAGGCGTACCCGGTGGAAGAGGCGGTAGCTCTGTTGACCGAGCTGTCAGCGGTGAAATTCAAAGAGTCCATTGATGTGGCGGTGAACCTGGGCGTCGACCCGCGTAAATCCGACCAGAACGTCCGTGGTGCTTCCGTTCTGCCTCACGGTACCGGGAAAACCGTTCGTGTGGCGGTGTTTGCTCAAGGCGCCAAAGCCGAAGAAGCGAAAGAAGCCGGCGCCGACGTGGTGGGCTTTGACGACCTGGCCGAGCAGGTTCAGGGCGGCGAAATCAACTTTGATGTGGTGATTGCTTCTCCCGACGCCATGCGCGTGGTCGGCAAGCTGGGTACCATCCTTGGTCCTCGCGGCCTGATGCCGAACCCGAAAGTGGGTACCGTGACCCCGGATGTGGCTCAGGCGGTGAAAAACGCCAAGGGCGGCCAGGTGCGTTACCGTACCGACAAGGGTGGCATCATCCATTGCACCGTTGGTCAGATCGGTTTCGATGCCAATGCCATCAAGGAAAACGTGGAAGCACTGATCGCCGACCTGAAGAAGGCGAAACCGGCTTCCGCCAAGGGCGCGTACTTCAAGAAAGTAACGCTGTCCAGCACCATGGGCCCGGGCCTGGCGATCGATACCGCCTCTCTGGCTATGTAA
- the rplK gene encoding 50S ribosomal protein L11 — MAKKVQAYIKLQVAAGQANPSPPVGPALGQHGVNIMEFCKAFNAQTQQLDAGAPVPVVITVYNDRSFTFTMKTPPAAYLLKKAAGIKSGSGEPNTKKVGKVNRAQLEEIAKAKEPDLTAADLDAAVRTIAGSARSMGLDVED, encoded by the coding sequence ATGGCTAAGAAAGTACAAGCCTACATCAAGCTGCAGGTGGCAGCGGGTCAGGCTAACCCTTCACCGCCTGTTGGTCCCGCGCTGGGTCAGCATGGCGTGAACATCATGGAGTTCTGTAAGGCGTTCAACGCCCAGACTCAACAGCTGGATGCCGGTGCGCCGGTGCCGGTGGTGATTACGGTTTATAACGACCGTTCCTTCACCTTCACCATGAAGACACCGCCGGCCGCCTACCTGCTGAAGAAAGCAGCGGGTATCAAGAGCGGTTCCGGTGAGCCCAACACCAAAAAGGTGGGCAAGGTGAATCGTGCGCAACTGGAAGAGATCGCCAAGGCGAAAGAACCGGATCTGACGGCTGCCGATCTGGACGCCGCCGTGCGCACCATCGCGGGCTCCGCCCGTTCCATGGGCCTGGACGTAGAGGACTAA
- the nusG gene encoding transcription termination/antitermination protein NusG, whose product MAKRWYVVHAYSGFEKHVKRALEERIKLRSMEELFGEILVPTEEVVEIRGGQKRKSERKFFPGYVLVQMEMCDDSWHLVKETPKVMGFIGEDPKNPGRVSPITQKEADAILRRMDDAVEKPKPKTLFEPGEVVRVVDGPFADFNGVVEEVNYEKSRLHVAVLIFGRSTPVELEFGQVEKT is encoded by the coding sequence ATGGCTAAGCGCTGGTACGTGGTACACGCCTATTCCGGCTTTGAAAAGCACGTCAAACGGGCTCTGGAAGAACGCATCAAATTGCGCTCCATGGAAGAGTTGTTTGGCGAAATTCTCGTGCCCACCGAAGAGGTGGTCGAGATTCGTGGCGGTCAGAAACGTAAGTCCGAGCGGAAATTTTTCCCAGGCTATGTGCTGGTGCAAATGGAGATGTGCGACGACTCCTGGCATTTGGTAAAGGAAACGCCGAAGGTCATGGGCTTCATTGGAGAAGATCCGAAGAATCCCGGGCGTGTTTCTCCGATTACCCAGAAAGAGGCGGATGCCATCCTGCGTCGCATGGATGACGCTGTTGAAAAGCCGAAGCCCAAGACGCTGTTCGAGCCCGGCGAAGTGGTGCGGGTTGTCGATGGGCCCTTTGCCGATTTCAATGGCGTGGTCGAGGAAGTCAACTACGAGAAGAGCCGGCTGCACGTGGCCGTGCTTATTTTCGGTCGCTCTACTCCGGTGGAGCTGGAATTCGGTCAGGTTGAAAAGACCTGA
- the secE gene encoding preprotein translocase subunit SecE, producing the protein MNEKVEGQSGSSTLEVIKWLVVAALVAAAVFGNSYFSDVSPLYRALGVVAVALVAAFVALQTEQGRSFNQLRKDSMVELRKVVWPTRQETLQTTLIVLVFVVIVALLLFVLDWALSGLISTLIG; encoded by the coding sequence ATGAACGAGAAAGTTGAAGGACAATCTGGGTCCTCCACTCTAGAGGTCATCAAGTGGCTTGTCGTTGCCGCTCTGGTGGCCGCTGCTGTTTTTGGCAACAGCTATTTCTCCGACGTGTCTCCCCTGTATCGGGCCCTTGGCGTGGTGGCGGTTGCCCTGGTTGCGGCCTTCGTGGCTTTGCAGACCGAGCAGGGCAGGTCCTTCAATCAACTGCGTAAGGACTCCATGGTGGAGCTGCGCAAGGTGGTGTGGCCCACCCGTCAGGAAACGCTGCAGACCACGCTGATCGTTCTGGTCTTCGTGGTGATCGTGGCGCTGCTGTTGTTCGTGCTCGACTGGGCGCTCAGCGGCCTGATCTCGACGCTCATCGGCTAA
- the tuf gene encoding elongation factor Tu — translation MAKEKFERNKPHVNVGTIGHVDHGKTTLTAALTRVCFEVWGSGSASAFDQIDNAPEERERGITIATSHVEYDSPTRHYAHVDCPGHADYVKNMITGAAQMDGAILVVSAADGPMPQTREHILLSRQVGVPYIVVFLNKADMVDDEELLELVEMEVRELLSDYDFPGDDTPIIKGSALKALEGDTSEIGMPAVQKLVETLDEYIPEPERAVDLPFLMPIEDVFSISGRGTVVTGRVERGIIKVGEEIEIVGIKDTTKTTCTGVEMFRKLLDEGRAGENVGVLLRGTKRDEVERGQVLAKPGSITPHTKFVAEVYVLGKDEGGRHTPFFNGYRPQFYFRTTDVTGACTLPEGTEMVMPGDNVQMDVELIAPIAMEDGLRFAIREGGRTVGAGVVAKIVE, via the coding sequence GTGGCAAAGGAAAAGTTTGAACGTAATAAACCGCACGTAAACGTGGGCACGATTGGTCACGTTGACCATGGTAAGACGACGCTGACGGCCGCTTTGACGCGGGTGTGCTTCGAGGTGTGGGGTTCTGGTTCGGCGAGCGCCTTCGATCAGATCGATAACGCCCCGGAAGAGCGTGAGCGTGGTATTACGATCGCGACCTCCCACGTGGAGTACGACTCTCCGACCCGTCACTACGCGCACGTTGACTGCCCGGGTCACGCCGACTACGTGAAGAACATGATCACCGGCGCGGCGCAGATGGACGGCGCGATTCTGGTGGTGTCCGCGGCTGACGGCCCGATGCCGCAAACGCGGGAGCACATTCTGCTGTCTCGCCAGGTGGGCGTGCCGTACATCGTTGTGTTCCTGAACAAAGCGGACATGGTGGACGATGAAGAGCTGCTGGAACTGGTTGAAATGGAAGTGCGTGAGCTGCTGAGCGACTACGACTTCCCGGGCGACGACACCCCGATCATCAAGGGTTCCGCTCTGAAAGCGCTGGAAGGTGACACCAGCGAGATCGGCATGCCGGCGGTACAGAAGCTGGTGGAAACGCTGGACGAGTACATTCCGGAGCCGGAGCGTGCGGTGGATCTGCCGTTCCTGATGCCGATCGAGGATGTGTTCTCCATCTCCGGCCGCGGTACCGTGGTAACCGGTCGTGTGGAGCGTGGCATCATCAAGGTGGGTGAAGAGATCGAGATTGTGGGTATCAAAGATACCACCAAGACCACCTGTACCGGTGTTGAGATGTTCCGCAAGCTGCTGGACGAAGGCCGCGCGGGTGAGAACGTTGGCGTGCTGCTGCGTGGCACCAAGCGTGACGAAGTGGAGCGTGGTCAGGTTCTGGCGAAGCCGGGATCGATCACCCCGCACACCAAGTTCGTTGCCGAGGTGTACGTGTTGGGCAAGGACGAAGGTGGTCGTCACACTCCGTTCTTCAACGGCTACCGTCCGCAGTTCTACTTCCGTACCACCGACGTGACCGGTGCCTGTACGCTGCCGGAAGGCACCGAGATGGTGATGCCGGGCGATAACGTGCAGATGGACGTTGAGCTGATCGCACCGATCGCCATGGAAGACGGTCTGCGCTTCGCGATCCGCGAAGGTGGCCGTACCGTTGGCGCCGGCGTGGTGGCCAAGATCGTAGAGTAA
- a CDS encoding SPOR domain-containing protein, with amino-acid sequence MRWVFYTLLVANLVYLGWHLTVDRLEGTSLASSPQSAAKASATGAASSLALLTEQPQPDRAALAAAPPSQTASCTVVGPWSDSDAARRARIQLRAAGLAGRIEPVRVEKDRLNWVYLPPFESRRRALEALNELQALGVDSFVVKEGDYANAISLGYFSSVESAEGLRTKMRNAGYPVFVRETAREVTEYWIYLPPTEDGGAALADFLVGNPQAGRSKSQCPGNAQWKG; translated from the coding sequence GTGCGTTGGGTATTTTATACGCTGTTGGTAGCCAACCTGGTTTATCTGGGTTGGCACCTGACAGTTGATCGATTGGAAGGGACCTCCCTGGCTTCAAGTCCGCAGTCCGCCGCGAAAGCGTCGGCGACTGGCGCTGCGTCCTCTTTGGCGCTGCTCACTGAGCAGCCTCAACCCGACAGGGCTGCCTTGGCGGCGGCCCCCCCTTCTCAGACCGCGTCATGTACCGTTGTCGGCCCCTGGTCCGACAGTGACGCGGCTCGCCGGGCGAGAATACAACTGAGGGCGGCTGGTCTGGCGGGGCGGATCGAGCCCGTTCGGGTAGAGAAGGATCGTCTGAACTGGGTCTACCTTCCTCCTTTCGAGTCTCGCCGGCGCGCGCTGGAGGCACTCAACGAATTGCAGGCCCTGGGAGTGGACAGTTTTGTCGTCAAAGAGGGCGATTATGCCAACGCCATTTCCCTGGGATATTTCTCCAGTGTGGAGTCTGCGGAAGGTTTGCGCACAAAAATGCGTAATGCCGGCTACCCTGTCTTCGTTCGTGAGACCGCTCGGGAGGTGACGGAGTATTGGATTTATTTGCCCCCGACGGAAGATGGCGGGGCTGCTCTGGCTGATTTTCTGGTTGGAAACCCGCAGGCGGGTCGTAGCAAGAGTCAGTGTCCGGGGAACGCTCAGTGGAAAGGGTGA
- a CDS encoding type III pantothenate kinase yields the protein MKLFIDVGNTALKWRRRRGDDIEQGGGTHRRDWEAALRDPLASHQPFDSVWVASVAGAEADARIGVLIREATGLAAEFYYSVRDDFGVHNCYPEARRLGVDRWVALIECHRRHGAGIVVDCGSALTIDAVDEDGVFLGGYIVPGLGMLRTALLRDTADVHVGPGQAGLGLGQSTGECVHNGLLRMSVAFVTDVVVELRERLSDTCPVLVTGGDARELSASFPFDFDLQPDLVLDGLERVAARQK from the coding sequence ATGAAGTTGTTTATCGATGTGGGGAATACGGCCCTGAAATGGCGCCGCCGCCGTGGCGATGATATCGAGCAGGGCGGTGGAACCCATCGGCGGGATTGGGAGGCGGCTCTGCGTGACCCTCTCGCTTCGCATCAGCCCTTTGACTCCGTCTGGGTCGCCTCGGTGGCGGGGGCGGAAGCGGATGCCAGGATTGGTGTGTTGATCAGGGAGGCCACCGGGCTGGCGGCGGAATTCTATTATTCCGTTCGGGACGATTTTGGTGTCCACAACTGCTATCCCGAGGCCCGGCGCCTGGGGGTGGACCGCTGGGTTGCCTTGATCGAATGCCATCGGCGCCACGGGGCCGGTATCGTCGTGGATTGCGGCAGCGCTCTGACTATCGACGCAGTGGATGAGGATGGCGTGTTTCTCGGCGGCTACATCGTGCCGGGGCTGGGCATGCTCCGTACCGCCTTATTGCGCGATACTGCGGATGTGCATGTCGGCCCGGGTCAGGCCGGACTGGGGTTGGGGCAGTCCACTGGCGAATGCGTCCATAACGGTCTGTTGCGCATGTCTGTGGCCTTTGTCACGGATGTAGTGGTTGAACTGCGTGAACGGCTTTCCGATACTTGCCCGGTACTGGTAACGGGCGGGGATGCCCGGGAACTGAGCGCCTCCTTCCCATTCGATTTCGACCTGCAGCCGGATCTGGTGCTGGACGGGCTGGAGCGGGTGGCTGCTCGACAAAAATAA